Proteins encoded by one window of Superficieibacter sp. HKU1:
- the rsmF gene encoding 16S rRNA (cytosine(1407)-C(5))-methyltransferase RsmF, whose product MSTHSVFFPDEFLTQMRAIMPAHLSFDDFIAACQRPLRRSIRVNTLKISVADFLTLVAPYGWQLTPVPWCAEGFWIEREDQDALPLGSTAEHLSGLFYIQEASSMLPVAALFADGAAPQRVMDVAAAPGSKTTQIAARMGNQGVILANEFSASRVKVLHANISRCGISNVALTHFDGRVFGAALPEAFDAILLDAPCSGEGVVRKDPGALKNWSTESNLGIAATQRELIESAFHALRPGGTLVYSTCTLNPQENENVVQWLLSRFPQAVEIAPLGDLFPQAEAALTPEGFLHVFPQIFDCEGFFVARLRKTAAIEALPAPGYKVGKFPFTPVKTREAALVVNAASSVGLHWDNGHTLWQRDKEIWLFPGEVGSMLGQVRFSRIGLKLAETHNKGFRWQHEAVIALADREKWPFELTAAEAEEWYRGRDIYPQHSPSTDDVLVTFQGFPLGLAKKIGSRLKNSYPRELVRDGRLFAGQS is encoded by the coding sequence GTGTCTACCCATTCTGTCTTCTTTCCTGATGAATTTCTGACGCAAATGCGGGCGATTATGCCTGCGCATCTGTCATTCGATGATTTTATTGCCGCCTGCCAGCGCCCTTTACGTCGCAGTATCCGGGTAAACACGCTCAAAATTTCAGTGGCGGATTTTCTGACGCTGGTTGCGCCGTACGGCTGGCAACTGACGCCGGTTCCCTGGTGCGCAGAAGGCTTCTGGATCGAACGTGAGGATCAAGACGCATTGCCTCTTGGCAGCACGGCAGAGCATCTGAGCGGGCTGTTTTACATTCAGGAAGCCAGTTCAATGCTGCCCGTCGCGGCCCTTTTTGCCGATGGCGCAGCACCGCAGCGCGTCATGGATGTTGCTGCCGCGCCGGGATCTAAAACTACGCAGATCGCGGCCAGAATGGGCAATCAGGGCGTTATTCTGGCTAACGAGTTTTCCGCCAGCCGGGTGAAAGTGCTGCATGCCAATATCAGCCGCTGCGGCATCAGTAATGTCGCGTTGACTCATTTTGACGGACGGGTCTTCGGGGCCGCCCTGCCGGAAGCCTTTGATGCCATCCTGCTGGATGCGCCCTGCTCCGGTGAAGGTGTGGTGCGTAAAGATCCCGGTGCGTTAAAAAACTGGTCCACGGAGAGTAATCTCGGGATCGCTGCCACCCAGCGCGAGCTGATAGAAAGCGCGTTTCACGCCCTGCGTCCCGGCGGCACGCTGGTTTACTCCACCTGCACCCTGAACCCGCAGGAGAATGAAAACGTGGTGCAGTGGCTGCTGTCCCGCTTTCCTCAGGCGGTCGAGATTGCCCCGCTGGGCGATCTTTTCCCCCAGGCCGAAGCTGCGCTTACCCCGGAAGGTTTTCTGCATGTCTTCCCGCAAATTTTTGACTGTGAAGGCTTCTTTGTCGCCCGTCTGCGTAAAACCGCCGCCATCGAGGCGCTGCCTGCCCCGGGGTATAAAGTGGGCAAATTTCCTTTTACGCCTGTGAAAACCCGCGAGGCCGCGCTGGTGGTCAATGCCGCCAGTAGCGTCGGCCTTCACTGGGACAACGGCCACACGCTGTGGCAGCGCGATAAAGAGATCTGGCTGTTCCCTGGCGAAGTAGGATCCATGCTGGGTCAGGTCCGTTTTTCACGCATCGGTCTTAAACTTGCCGAAACTCACAACAAAGGATTTCGCTGGCAGCATGAGGCGGTAATTGCCCTCGCCGACCGTGAAAAATGGCCTTTTGAACTCACCGCCGCAGAAGCCGAAGAGTGGTATCGCGGCCGGGATATTTATCCGCAACACTCCCCGTCCACGGACGATGTGCTGGTGACTTTTCAGGGTTTCCCGCTGGGACTGGCGAAGAAAATCGGTTCGCGCCTGAAAAACAGTTACCCTCGCGAGCTGGTGCGCGACGGGCGCTTATTCGCGGGCCAATCATAA
- a CDS encoding YebW family protein, translating to MYALVLFICYLDGGCDDIVVDVYNTEQQCIVAMHDQRLRHGGCYPVEEFIDGFWRPAQEYSDF from the coding sequence ATGTACGCACTGGTATTGTTTATTTGTTATCTGGATGGCGGCTGTGATGACATCGTGGTAGATGTCTACAATACCGAACAGCAATGTATCGTGGCCATGCACGATCAGCGGCTGCGTCATGGCGGATGCTATCCTGTTGAAGAATTTATTGATGGTTTCTGGCGTCCCGCTCAGGAATACAGCGACTTTTAA
- a CDS encoding YebV family protein: protein MTKTNVRIGAFEIEDAELKGDVQGERTLVIPCSSDPDLCMQLDAWDADTSVPAILDGEHSVLYREHYDQQTDSWVMRLA from the coding sequence ATGACGAAAACCAATGTGCGTATCGGTGCCTTCGAGATTGAAGATGCTGAACTGAAAGGGGATGTCCAGGGTGAGCGAACGTTAGTGATCCCCTGCAGCTCTGACCCGGATTTATGTATGCAGCTTGACGCCTGGGATGCGGACACCAGCGTTCCGGCTATCCTTGACGGGGAACATTCCGTTCTTTATCGCGAACATTATGATCAACAGACCGATTCATGGGTAATGCGTCTTGCCTGA
- a CDS encoding YebY family protein: MKKMMISAVLLATSAAALAAPGLITVSRFDIGKDKWAFDREEVMLTCRPGNALVVINPSTLVQYPLNDVAEQQIKDGKMSGQPLSVIQIDDPNHPGQKMSLAPFIERAQKLCQ, from the coding sequence ATGAAAAAAATGATGATCTCTGCTGTTTTACTGGCAACGTCAGCCGCGGCGCTGGCTGCGCCCGGCCTGATTACCGTCAGCCGTTTCGATATTGGTAAGGATAAATGGGCGTTCGATCGCGAAGAAGTGATGCTGACGTGCCGACCCGGCAATGCGCTGGTTGTCATTAATCCTTCGACGCTGGTGCAATATCCGCTGAACGATGTCGCTGAACAGCAGATTAAAGACGGCAAGATGAGCGGGCAGCCGTTAAGCGTGATTCAAATTGACGACCCCAATCATCCGGGGCAAAAAATGAGTCTGGCCCCGTTTATTGAGCGAGCACAAAAACTCTGTCAGTAA